A window of Apium graveolens cultivar Ventura chromosome 8, ASM990537v1, whole genome shotgun sequence contains these coding sequences:
- the LOC141680499 gene encoding scarecrow-like protein 18: MVIEMFPSVQFDSRGIPNQFGHSKDYCSREEVNTERNQWYGTEEFVQWGNINLFHQNTMINENLSLPTKQQGLIFSAEITNFDELCYDIKPSSSQLCPEELKNFETIHSEFQELISPQESSSGITINHETKFGQADYEQFNLPSHDTACANAGKRLSTHDFLRLGGEKFIQSSSPIVNNFELSHPYSTSLLGLSVEEHRDVEIIQHLLASAEKVGEQQFSRASHLLSHCHQCSSIRGTPVQRIVYYFSKALQQKIDQETGRRTTKGSGKRQLLELQDTSMNPNPSLLASYQKVPFSQVILFTAMQVMIENVSEAKRIHIIDLEVRNGLHLSILMEALAARSDCPLVHLKVTAVGTISEQKIKETGKRLMSVAQSLNLSFSFNVVMVADMLDLNESLFKLESEEMVAVYAPYILSTLIERPNHLENLMAVFQKINPRIMIVTEVEANHNSPVFVNRFVEALFYYGALFDSMEECMDRDDQDRIISESTQFSPKIANIVAFEGEERRVRHVNSNVWKAFFSRFGMVETELSRASLYQAKLLVNNFACASSCTFEMMGKSLSIGWKGTPILSVSALKFL; this comes from the coding sequence ATGGTGATAGAGATGTTTCCTTCTGTGCAATTTGACTCTCGTGGCATTCCTAATCAATTTGGCCATTCCAAGGACTATTGCAGTAGGGAAGAAGTGAATACAGAGAGGAATCAGTGGTATGGAACAGAAGAGTTTGTGCAGTGGGGGAACATTAATTTGTTCCATCAGAATACGATGATTAACGAGAATCTTTCGTTGCCTACAAAGCAGCAAGGTTTGATATTCTCTGCAGAAATTACAAATTTTGATGAGTTGTGCTATGATATTAAGCCTTCATCATCTCAGTTATGTCCGGAAGAGCTTAAAAATTTTGAAACAATCCATTCAGAATTTCAGGAGTTAATATCACCGCAGGAGTCTTCTTCTGGTATTACGATTAATCATGAAACGAAGTTCGGGCAAGCAGATTACGAACAATTTAATCTTCCCAGCCATGATACAGCATGTGCTAATGCTGGAAAAAGATTATCAACTCATGATTTTCTGCGTTTGGGTGGAGAGAAGTTCATTCAATCCAGTTCTCCTATTGTTAACAACTTCGAGCTTAGCCATCCATACTCAACTTCGCTTTTGGGCCTTTCTGTAGAAGAACATAGAGATGTTGAAATCATTCAGCATCTTCTAGCTTCTGCTGAAAAAGTAGGGGAACAACAATTCAGTCGTGCAAGCCACCTCCTCAGTCATTGTCATCAATGTTCTTCCATCAGAGGAACCCCTGTTCAAAGAATAGTGTATTATTTCTCCAAGGCTCTTCAACAGAAAATTGACCAGGAAACTGGAAGGAGAACAACAAAGGGTTCTGGAAAGAGGCAGTTGCTTGAGTTACAAGACACATCAATGAACCCAAACCCAAGCCTCCTTGCAAGTTATCAGAAGGTACCTTTCTCTCAAGTTATCCTCTTCACTGCCATGCAAGTGATGATAGAAAATGTATCAGAGGCAAAGCGGATCCATATAATTGACCTTGAGGTTAGAAATGGTTTGCATTTATCTATCTTGATGGAAGCCCTTGCAGCTCGATCTGACTGTCCCCTTGTGCATCTCAAGGTAACTGCAGTTGGAACTATATCGGAGCAGAAGATAAAGGAGACAGGTAAACGCCTGATGAGTGTTGCTCAATCACTGAACTTGTCCTTCTCTTTTAATGTCGTTATGGTAGCTGACATGCTAGATCTCAATGAATCGCTCTTTAAGCTAGAAAGTGAAGAAATGGTAGCTGTTTATGCACCATACATTTTGTCAACCTTGATTGAGAGGCCCAATCACCTAGAAAATTTGATGGCAGTATTTCAAAAGATTAATCCTCGCATTATGATTGTTACTGAGGTCGAAGCAAACCATAATTCACCAGTCTTTGTGAATCGGTTCGTTGAAGCTCTTTTTTACTATGGTGCGTTATTTGATTCTATGGAAGAATGCATGGATCGCGATGATCAAGATAGGATAATATCAGAATCAACACAGTTTAGTCCAAAAATAGCAAATATTGTGGCCTTTGAGGGAGAGGAAAGACGAGTACGCCATGTAAATAGCAATGTGTGGAAGGCATTTTTTTCACGATTTGGAATGGTGGAGACAGAACTGAGCAGAGCTTCATTATATCAAGCAAAATTGTTGGTTAACAACTTTGCTTGTGCAAGTTCTTGCACATTTGAGATGATGGGGAAAAGCCTTAGTATTGGTTGGAAGGGAACTCCAATTTTGTCAGTGtctgctttgaaatttctttaG